A genomic region of Gossypium hirsutum isolate 1008001.06 chromosome D01, Gossypium_hirsutum_v2.1, whole genome shotgun sequence contains the following coding sequences:
- the LOC107922404 gene encoding probable polygalacturonase At1g80170 isoform X1, giving the protein MSYCIYTTKSISQTNKTEQIMAKLFLVSVLGLLIAAYGVAGNVVYDKFNILEELEDMDIAEEDTDFLESPSWTSEHGGKVLVNVDSFGAVGDGVSDDTQAFRKAWDTACSTRKSVLLVPPGRRYLVNATKFKGPCAERLIVQIDGTIVAPDEPKNWDPDLPRLWLDFSKLQGVAFRGKGVIDGSGSKWWAASCKKNKSNPCRGAPTALTIDSSSSIKVKGLTIQNSQQMNFVISKSEAVRVFGVKVTCPGDSPNTDGIHITKSTNIVLQDCKIGTGDDCISIVNGSSTIKMKRIYCGPGHGVSIGSLGEDNSVGIVTNVVLDTALLRETTNGVRIKTWQGGSGYVRGVRFENVRMEDVANPIIIDQFYCDSPTTCQNQTSAVQISQIVYRNISGTTKSKQAIKFACSNTVPCSNLVLSNVNLEKKDGTVETYCNSAQGFGYGLVHPSADCLSSHDKGSILIDRKDNAELTEPTGDHIIHTEL; this is encoded by the exons atgTCTTATTGCATTTATACAACTAAATCAATCTCCCAAACAAACAAAACAGAACAAATTATGGCTAAATTATTCCTTGTTTCCGTTCTTGGTTTATTGATAGCAGCATATGGAGTTGCAGGAAACGTGGTATATGACAAGTTTAACATACTTGAAGAACTTGAAGACATGGACATTGCAGAAGAAGATACAGACTTTCTTGAGTCCCCATCTTGGACAAGTGAACATGGTGGCAAGGTTCTTGTGAATGTGGATAGCTTTGGAGCAGTTGGAGATGGAGTTTCTGATGACActcag GCTTTTAGAAAAGCATGGGACACAGCATGCTctactcgaaaatcagttttatTGGTTCCTCCTGGACGTCGTTATTTAGTTAATGCTACAAAGTTTAAGGGGCCATGTGCAGAGAGGTTGATTGTTCAG ATTGATGGAACAATAGTGGCCCCAGATGAACCCAAGAATTGGGACCCAGATCTTCCTAGACTGTGGCTTGATTTTTCTAAGCTGCAGGGAGTAGCATTCCGAGGAAAAGGAGTTATCGATGGATCAGGCAGCAAATGGTGGGCAGCTTCTTGCAAAAAGAACAAGTCAAAT CCTTGCAGAGGGGCACCGACA GCACTGACTATAGATTCAAGCTCATCTATTAAGGTGAAAGGCCTTACTATTCAGAACAGCCAACAGATGAATTTCGTCATTTCAAAGTCTGAAGCTGTTCGAGTATTTGGTGTTAAAGTCACATGTCCTGGAGACAGTCCAAACACTGATGGAATCCACATCACTAAATCAACTAATATTGTTCTTCAAGACTGCAAAATAGGAACAG GTGATGATTGCATCTCAATTGTCAATGGTTCATCGACTATCAAGATGAAGAGAATATATTGTGGACCAGGACATGGAGTCAG CATTGGAAGCCTTGGGGAGGATAACTCGGTGGGCATTGTCACAAACGTGGTCTTGGATACAGCATTACTCAGGGAGACTACGAATGGTGTCAGGATTAAAACTTGGCAG GGTGGTTCTGGTTATGTTCGTGGTGTGCGTTTCGAAAATGTGAGGATGGAAGATGTTGCTAACCCCATCATTATTGATCAATTCTACTGTGATTCACCAACAACCTGCCAAAACCAG aCATCAGCAGTGCAAATAAGCCAGATTGTATACCGAAACATTAGTGGGACAACGAAAAGCAAGCAAGCAATCAAGTTTGCCTGCAGTAATACTGTTCCCTGtagcaatttagtcctaagcAATGTAAACTTGGAGAAGAAAGATGGCACAGTTGAGACCTACTGCAACTCTGCACAAGGCTTCGGCTACGGGCTTGTTCATCCTTCAGCCGACTGCCTCAGTTCCCACGACAAAGGCTCTATTCTTATTGACAGGAAAGACAATGCTGAGCTTACCGAACCCACTGGAGATCATATTATTCACACTGAACTCTAA
- the LOC107922404 gene encoding probable polygalacturonase At1g80170 isoform X2, producing the protein MSYCIYTTKSISQTNKTEQIMAKLFLVSVLGLLIAAYGVAGNVVYDKFNILEELEDMDIAEEDTDFLESPSWTSEHGGKVLVNVDSFGAVGDGVSDDTQAFRKAWDTACSTRKSVLLVPPGRRYLVNATKFKGPCAERLIVQIDGTIVAPDEPKNWDPDLPRLWLDFSKLQGVAFRGKGVIDGSGSKWWAASCKKNKSNALTIDSSSSIKVKGLTIQNSQQMNFVISKSEAVRVFGVKVTCPGDSPNTDGIHITKSTNIVLQDCKIGTGDDCISIVNGSSTIKMKRIYCGPGHGVSIGSLGEDNSVGIVTNVVLDTALLRETTNGVRIKTWQGGSGYVRGVRFENVRMEDVANPIIIDQFYCDSPTTCQNQTSAVQISQIVYRNISGTTKSKQAIKFACSNTVPCSNLVLSNVNLEKKDGTVETYCNSAQGFGYGLVHPSADCLSSHDKGSILIDRKDNAELTEPTGDHIIHTEL; encoded by the exons atgTCTTATTGCATTTATACAACTAAATCAATCTCCCAAACAAACAAAACAGAACAAATTATGGCTAAATTATTCCTTGTTTCCGTTCTTGGTTTATTGATAGCAGCATATGGAGTTGCAGGAAACGTGGTATATGACAAGTTTAACATACTTGAAGAACTTGAAGACATGGACATTGCAGAAGAAGATACAGACTTTCTTGAGTCCCCATCTTGGACAAGTGAACATGGTGGCAAGGTTCTTGTGAATGTGGATAGCTTTGGAGCAGTTGGAGATGGAGTTTCTGATGACActcag GCTTTTAGAAAAGCATGGGACACAGCATGCTctactcgaaaatcagttttatTGGTTCCTCCTGGACGTCGTTATTTAGTTAATGCTACAAAGTTTAAGGGGCCATGTGCAGAGAGGTTGATTGTTCAG ATTGATGGAACAATAGTGGCCCCAGATGAACCCAAGAATTGGGACCCAGATCTTCCTAGACTGTGGCTTGATTTTTCTAAGCTGCAGGGAGTAGCATTCCGAGGAAAAGGAGTTATCGATGGATCAGGCAGCAAATGGTGGGCAGCTTCTTGCAAAAAGAACAAGTCAAAT GCACTGACTATAGATTCAAGCTCATCTATTAAGGTGAAAGGCCTTACTATTCAGAACAGCCAACAGATGAATTTCGTCATTTCAAAGTCTGAAGCTGTTCGAGTATTTGGTGTTAAAGTCACATGTCCTGGAGACAGTCCAAACACTGATGGAATCCACATCACTAAATCAACTAATATTGTTCTTCAAGACTGCAAAATAGGAACAG GTGATGATTGCATCTCAATTGTCAATGGTTCATCGACTATCAAGATGAAGAGAATATATTGTGGACCAGGACATGGAGTCAG CATTGGAAGCCTTGGGGAGGATAACTCGGTGGGCATTGTCACAAACGTGGTCTTGGATACAGCATTACTCAGGGAGACTACGAATGGTGTCAGGATTAAAACTTGGCAG GGTGGTTCTGGTTATGTTCGTGGTGTGCGTTTCGAAAATGTGAGGATGGAAGATGTTGCTAACCCCATCATTATTGATCAATTCTACTGTGATTCACCAACAACCTGCCAAAACCAG aCATCAGCAGTGCAAATAAGCCAGATTGTATACCGAAACATTAGTGGGACAACGAAAAGCAAGCAAGCAATCAAGTTTGCCTGCAGTAATACTGTTCCCTGtagcaatttagtcctaagcAATGTAAACTTGGAGAAGAAAGATGGCACAGTTGAGACCTACTGCAACTCTGCACAAGGCTTCGGCTACGGGCTTGTTCATCCTTCAGCCGACTGCCTCAGTTCCCACGACAAAGGCTCTATTCTTATTGACAGGAAAGACAATGCTGAGCTTACCGAACCCACTGGAGATCATATTATTCACACTGAACTCTAA
- the LOC107922404 gene encoding probable polygalacturonase At1g80170 isoform X3, whose product MDIAEEDTDFLESPSWTSEHGGKVLVNVDSFGAVGDGVSDDTQAFRKAWDTACSTRKSVLLVPPGRRYLVNATKFKGPCAERLIVQIDGTIVAPDEPKNWDPDLPRLWLDFSKLQGVAFRGKGVIDGSGSKWWAASCKKNKSNPCRGAPTALTIDSSSSIKVKGLTIQNSQQMNFVISKSEAVRVFGVKVTCPGDSPNTDGIHITKSTNIVLQDCKIGTGDDCISIVNGSSTIKMKRIYCGPGHGVSIGSLGEDNSVGIVTNVVLDTALLRETTNGVRIKTWQGGSGYVRGVRFENVRMEDVANPIIIDQFYCDSPTTCQNQTSAVQISQIVYRNISGTTKSKQAIKFACSNTVPCSNLVLSNVNLEKKDGTVETYCNSAQGFGYGLVHPSADCLSSHDKGSILIDRKDNAELTEPTGDHIIHTEL is encoded by the exons ATGGACATTGCAGAAGAAGATACAGACTTTCTTGAGTCCCCATCTTGGACAAGTGAACATGGTGGCAAGGTTCTTGTGAATGTGGATAGCTTTGGAGCAGTTGGAGATGGAGTTTCTGATGACActcag GCTTTTAGAAAAGCATGGGACACAGCATGCTctactcgaaaatcagttttatTGGTTCCTCCTGGACGTCGTTATTTAGTTAATGCTACAAAGTTTAAGGGGCCATGTGCAGAGAGGTTGATTGTTCAG ATTGATGGAACAATAGTGGCCCCAGATGAACCCAAGAATTGGGACCCAGATCTTCCTAGACTGTGGCTTGATTTTTCTAAGCTGCAGGGAGTAGCATTCCGAGGAAAAGGAGTTATCGATGGATCAGGCAGCAAATGGTGGGCAGCTTCTTGCAAAAAGAACAAGTCAAAT CCTTGCAGAGGGGCACCGACA GCACTGACTATAGATTCAAGCTCATCTATTAAGGTGAAAGGCCTTACTATTCAGAACAGCCAACAGATGAATTTCGTCATTTCAAAGTCTGAAGCTGTTCGAGTATTTGGTGTTAAAGTCACATGTCCTGGAGACAGTCCAAACACTGATGGAATCCACATCACTAAATCAACTAATATTGTTCTTCAAGACTGCAAAATAGGAACAG GTGATGATTGCATCTCAATTGTCAATGGTTCATCGACTATCAAGATGAAGAGAATATATTGTGGACCAGGACATGGAGTCAG CATTGGAAGCCTTGGGGAGGATAACTCGGTGGGCATTGTCACAAACGTGGTCTTGGATACAGCATTACTCAGGGAGACTACGAATGGTGTCAGGATTAAAACTTGGCAG GGTGGTTCTGGTTATGTTCGTGGTGTGCGTTTCGAAAATGTGAGGATGGAAGATGTTGCTAACCCCATCATTATTGATCAATTCTACTGTGATTCACCAACAACCTGCCAAAACCAG aCATCAGCAGTGCAAATAAGCCAGATTGTATACCGAAACATTAGTGGGACAACGAAAAGCAAGCAAGCAATCAAGTTTGCCTGCAGTAATACTGTTCCCTGtagcaatttagtcctaagcAATGTAAACTTGGAGAAGAAAGATGGCACAGTTGAGACCTACTGCAACTCTGCACAAGGCTTCGGCTACGGGCTTGTTCATCCTTCAGCCGACTGCCTCAGTTCCCACGACAAAGGCTCTATTCTTATTGACAGGAAAGACAATGCTGAGCTTACCGAACCCACTGGAGATCATATTATTCACACTGAACTCTAA